TAGTTATTTTCATATAATTATTTATTTTGATCTTTATCTTTGTCTTTGTCATCTACTTCTTCAAAATCAGCATCTACCACATCATCACTACCACCTTGTGCAGCGTCTGGGTTTTCTTGTGCTTGTTGTTGTGCAGCTTGTTCATAAAGTTTCACTGTTAAACCTTGAACAATTTCATTCAATGCATCACGTTTTGCTTTCATTTCTTCGATATTATTTGCTTCTGAAGCAGCTTTTAATTCATCACGAGCAGTTTCTGCTTTTTTAACTTCTTCAGCGTCTACTTTTCCTTCTAATTCTTTTAATGTTTTATCGATGGTAAATAGTAAAGTATCTACTTCGTTACGTAAATCAACTTCTTCTTTACGTTTTTTGTCTGCTTCAGCATTTGATTCTGCATCTTTTACCATTTGCTCAATTTCTTCATCTGATAAACCTGAAGAGGATTTGATTGTAATAGTTTGTTCTTTTTGTGTACCTAAATCTTTAGCACGAACGTTAACAATACCATTTTTATCAATATCAAAGCTTACCTCAATTTGAGGAACACCACGTGGTGCAGCTGGAATATCTGTTAACTGGAATCTTCCAAGTGTCTTATTATCTGCTGCCATTGGACGTTCACCTTGTAAAACATGGATATCTACAGCAGGTTGATTGTCAGCAGCTGTTGAAAATACTTGAGATTTACTTGTTGGGATGGTTGTATTGCGATCGATTAATTTAGTAAATACACTACCCATTGTTTCAATTCCCAAAGATAGTGGTGTAACATCAAGTAAGACAACATCTTTAACATCTCCGGTAATCACACCACCTTGAATTGCTGCTCCCATGGCAACTACTTCATCAGGGTTTACTGATTTATTTGGTTCTTTGCTTGTTTCTTTCCGAACTGCTTCAACAACAGACGGAATACGTGTTGATCCACCAACCAAAATAACTTCATCGATTTCAGAAGGATTCAAGCCAGCATCTTTCAAAGCTTGACGAACGGGTACTTTTGTACGTTCTACTAAGTCACTTGTTAGTTCATCGAATTTTGCACGTGTTAAGTTCATTTCCATGTGTAATGGACCAGATTCACCAGCAGTAATAAATGGTAAACTGATTTGTGTGCTTGTTACACCAGATAAATCTTTTTTCGCTTTTTCAGCAGTATCTTTAAGACGTTGCAAAGCCATTTTATCTTGAGCTAAATCAATACCGTGTTCTTTTTTAAATTCTGCTACCATATGATCAATAATTTTATTATCGAAGTCATCGCCACCTAGATGATTATCCCCTGCAGTAGCCAATACATCAAACACGCCATCTCCTAATTCAAGAATTGATACGTCAAAGGTTCCTCCACCTAAATCGAATACTAAGATTTTTTCATCTTTTTCTGTTTTGTCTAAACCATACGCTAATGCAGCCGCTGTTGGTTCATTAACAATACGTTCTACTTCTAAACCAGCAATTTTTCCGGCATCTTTTGTTGCTTGGCGTTGTGCGTCATTAAAATAAGCGGGTACTGTAATCACTGCTTTATCTACTTTTTCACCAAGATAATCTTCTGCAAAACCTTTTAAATACTGTAGAATCATTGCAGAAATTTCTTGCGGTGTATAAGATTTTCCTTCAACATCTACTTTATAGCTAGCTTCGCCCATATGACGCTTGATTGATGAAATTGTATTTGGATTTGTTACGGCTTGTCGTTTTGCAACTTCTCCTACTTGAATTTCACCATTTTTAAAAGAAACAACAGAAGGAGTAGTACGATTTCCTTCTGGATTTGCAATAATTTTTGCTTCGCCGCCTTCTAAAACTGCGACAGCTGAATTTGTAGTTCCTAAGTCAATACCAATAATTTTACTCATTTTACTTATCTCCTATCTTCATTTAAATTCAAATTTATTAAGAAAGTCTTACTACTGAGAAACAACAACCATACTTGGTCGTAACACTCTTTCTTGGAGTTTATATCCTTTTTGTAAAACTTCTACTATTGTATCTTTTGGTATTTCTTCTGTTGCTGGCACTGTTTGAACTGCTTGATGAAGTATTGGATTGAATTTTTCGTTTGTTGCCTGGATTTCTTCAATTCCTTCTTCTTTCAATGCATCCTGTAAACTTGTCATCACCATAGAAATTCCTTTTTGTAAGCTTGATCCTTGTTCATCTGTAACATCTATTGCTAAAGCTCTTTCTAAATTGTCTAATGCAGGTAAGATTTTTTTGCCTAAGTCTTGTGAGCGATAACGAACAAGTGATTCACGTTCGTTTTTGAAACGATTGTTCATATTTGCAATCTCTGCTTGGGCTCTTAAAAACTTATCTTCCATGTCTGAAAGTTCTGATTGAAGTTTTTCTATTTCTGATTCTTCTGTTTCCACTTCAGAAACACCAGCATCATCAATTGCTTCCATTTCTTGCTCGTTTTGTTGTGCTTTTACTTCCTCAGATGATTCTATTGTTTGTTCATTTGTTTTTTTTGTTTCTGTTTCTTCAGACGATACTTTTTCATTTTTTTTCATATTAGCATCTCCTTTTCTAAAAGCACTACTTTTATAATTCCATCATTAGCATTGCTATTTCTTTTTATTATTTAGTTATTTTATTCGCCAAGGAAGCGATAATAATCATCCAGCTTTGAAGCAAGTTCTTCACGAAATAGGTTAACCAAACTAAACATATGTGAGTAAGGCATACTTGTTGGTCCTAACAATGCGATGACCCCTTTTCCATGTCCACTCACTTCATAAACTGCAGTAATCATGCTCATATCTTCTAAGAGATCATTTCCTATTTCTGAGCCAATTTGAATAGCAATAGGTGGTGTATTGGCTTTTTCAGCTTCATTAAGTAGTTGTGCTAATTCATTTGTATCTTGCATAAATGAATAAACAGATTTTATTTGTTCAATATCTTGTTTTACCCCAAAATCTAGTAAGTTCATACGTCCACTAACGAATATACGTTCCTTAAACGCTTGTCCCAATAAGGTATCAAATAAATTCATTACACCATCTGGTGTTTGAAAATAGCGATGTAAAATCATCGGAATTTCCGTACGTAAACGATGATAAACAGTCAAAAGTGGTTGTCCAACCAATTTATCATTAATGATTTTAGTCATTCTTTCCAAATCTTCTCCTGATAAATTTGGTGGAATAAAAAATACCTGATTTTCAACGTTGCCTTTATCTGTCACTACAATTGCAAGTACCTGACGATCATTTAAAGGAATCATTCGAAAGCCAGTTAATTTTCTTTCTTTTACTTCAGGTCCTAAAGAGAAAGCAGTATAGCTCGTTAATTTAGAGAGAATTTCTGTCGATTTTTCAATAATA
The genomic region above belongs to Melissococcus plutonius ATCC 35311 and contains:
- the dnaK gene encoding molecular chaperone DnaK, giving the protein MSKIIGIDLGTTNSAVAVLEGGEAKIIANPEGNRTTPSVVSFKNGEIQVGEVAKRQAVTNPNTISSIKRHMGEASYKVDVEGKSYTPQEISAMILQYLKGFAEDYLGEKVDKAVITVPAYFNDAQRQATKDAGKIAGLEVERIVNEPTAAALAYGLDKTEKDEKILVFDLGGGTFDVSILELGDGVFDVLATAGDNHLGGDDFDNKIIDHMVAEFKKEHGIDLAQDKMALQRLKDTAEKAKKDLSGVTSTQISLPFITAGESGPLHMEMNLTRAKFDELTSDLVERTKVPVRQALKDAGLNPSEIDEVILVGGSTRIPSVVEAVRKETSKEPNKSVNPDEVVAMGAAIQGGVITGDVKDVVLLDVTPLSLGIETMGSVFTKLIDRNTTIPTSKSQVFSTAADNQPAVDIHVLQGERPMAADNKTLGRFQLTDIPAAPRGVPQIEVSFDIDKNGIVNVRAKDLGTQKEQTITIKSSSGLSDEEIEQMVKDAESNAEADKKRKEEVDLRNEVDTLLFTIDKTLKELEGKVDAEEVKKAETARDELKAASEANNIEEMKAKRDALNEIVQGLTVKLYEQAAQQQAQENPDAAQGGSDDVVDADFEEVDDKDKDKDQNK
- the grpE gene encoding nucleotide exchange factor GrpE — encoded protein: MKKNEKVSSEETETKKTNEQTIESSEEVKAQQNEQEMEAIDDAGVSEVETEESEIEKLQSELSDMEDKFLRAQAEIANMNNRFKNERESLVRYRSQDLGKKILPALDNLERALAIDVTDEQGSSLQKGISMVMTSLQDALKEEGIEEIQATNEKFNPILHQAVQTVPATEEIPKDTIVEVLQKGYKLQERVLRPSMVVVSQ
- the hrcA gene encoding heat-inducible transcriptional repressor HrcA, whose protein sequence is MITERQKNILRLIIQHYTNTGLPVGSKKLMEAGINSSSATIRNDMRVLEEEGLLLKTHLSSGRIPSMQGYRYYVDYLLQPEKIDQEMVQTIQYSFGQEFNEINDIIEKSTEILSKLTSYTAFSLGPEVKERKLTGFRMIPLNDRQVLAIVVTDKGNVENQVFFIPPNLSGEDLERMTKIINDKLVGQPLLTVYHRLRTEIPMILHRYFQTPDGVMNLFDTLLGQAFKERIFVSGRMNLLDFGVKQDIEQIKSVYSFMQDTNELAQLLNEAEKANTPPIAIQIGSEIGNDLLEDMSMITAVYEVSGHGKGVIALLGPTSMPYSHMFSLVNLFREELASKLDDYYRFLGE